In Acidobacteriota bacterium, the DNA window TTCGCGGGGTTCATCATCAACAACCAAAACATCATCGTGTAAAACATAAAAGCTCCTTTTGAAAAAAAGTATCTCGTTCTTTTCAACGACCAACGGGCTGACCGGCAGCGCGTTGGCTTTTTGGTTCGCTTAAACCAATTTCGTTTCTCGTTGGCAGCTACGGCCCAGCCAGGGCGGGTGGATTCAAGCGTGCCGCGAATTTTTTCTGAGCGGAATTTCAAATGCCTCTCTATTTGACCGAACAAGACGTAACCCAATTGCTGACGATGGGCGAGACGCTCGCCGCCGTCGAAGCCGTCTTCAAAGCCTACGCCGTGGGCCAGGCCAGCAACCAGCCGCGCCGTCGCGTGCGCGGGGGCGGCGGCACCTTGAATGTCATGAGCGGCGCGGTCGCCAACATTGGCGGGTACGATGGCTTGCTGGGAATGAAAGCGTATACCGTGACGCCCAAGGGCTATCGTTTTTTCGTGAATCTGTTTGAAGCCACGTCGGGCCAACTGCTCGCTTTCATCGAAGCCGACAAGCTCGGCCAAATGCGCACGGGCGCGGCCAGTGGCGTGGCGACGAAATACCTGGCGAAGCCGGAGGCGCAAACGGTCGGCCTTTACGGCACCGGTTGGCAAGCCCAGTCGCAACTGGCGGCGGTGTGCGGAGTGCGCAACATCAAAAGCGTCAAGGTGTATGGCCGTAAACCCGAAAAGCAGGCGCAGTTTTGCGCACAGATGAAAGCCGAATTGCAACTTGATGACATCGCGCCGGTCACGCAACCCGAAGCCGCCGCCGAGGCGGACATCATTTGCACCATCACCACCGCGCGCGAACCGGTTTTGCACGGCGCGTGGTTGCAACCCGGCGCGCACGTCAACGCGGCGGGCGCCAATTCGGTCTTGCGGCGCGAATTCGATGACGAGACAGTCAAACGCGCGGCATTCATCTGCGCCGATTCGGTCGAACAGGCGCATCTCGAAGCGGGCGAACTGATCGTGCCGATTGAAAAAGGTATGCTTAATTGGGAAGCCGTGCACGAGTTGCGTTATGTCGTAAATGGCAATTTGAAAGGCAGACAAAACAATGATGACATCACCGTCTTCAAATCGCTGGGACTGGCGCTTGAAGACGTGGCGGCGGCGGCGGTCGTGTACCGCAACGCCATTGCACAAAAGATTGGGAAGGAGCTATGAAAAATCAGTTGGCAGTTGGCAGTTGGCAGTTGGCAGTTGGCAATTTCGCAAGACTTGCGGAGCGTATTTTTTGTTTGTTGGCTGTGGGCTTCGCCCTAACAGGGATGGCGGCGGCGCAAGACGCCAATGTCAAATCTCAAATATCGAATTTGAAATCCGAGCAACGGGTCGGCGTGGATAGCGCCAAGCGGCAAAACCTGACCATGCGCGAGGCCATCACGCTGGCGCTGGAAAACAACCGCGACATCGAGATCGAAAAGATCAATGTGCAGATGAATGAGTTCGAGGTGCGCGCGGCTTACGGCGCTTATGATCCGACGGTGAGCACGGGGTTGTTTTATAACCGGCAGACGACGCCCGTGGCTTCGATTCTGGCGGGCGGCGAAAACGGACGCTTGACCACCGATAGCCTGTCGGGCACGGCGGGACTGACACAGCGCTTCATGGAGCAAGGCAGCGTGTTGCAAGGCACCTTCGACAATCACCGCGACACGACGCAAAACCTGTTTCAGTCGCTCAATCCGACTTACAACACCTCGCTCAATTTCAATTTCACGCAGCCGTTGTGGAAGAACCGCACGATTGACGCGCCGCGCCGCCAGATCAAGATCGCCAAGAAACGCCTCGATCTGTCGGACAGCCAGTTTCGCCAGCGCGCCATCGAGATCATCGCGTCCGTGCAACGCGCCTATTGGGAGTTGGTCTTTGCGCGCCGCGACCGTGAGATCAAACGCGAATCGGTCGAGCTGGCCGACACGCAACTCAAACACAACGAACGCCTGGTCGAAGCCGGCACGCTCGCGCCCGCCGACATCATTTCGGCCCGCGTCGAATTGGAGCGCCGCAACGACGAGGCCGAAGCCGCGCTCGACGCCATTCAACGCGCCGAGAACGCGCTGAAGACCTTGATGCTGCAACCCAGCAGCGGCGGGCAATGGCAGGCCGAGTTGATCCCGGTCGAAGCGCCGCAGGTGGATTCGAGTAATTCCCTGCCGCTCGAAGACGCCGTCCGCCTGGCGCGCGTCAATCGCCCCGAGATGCAGCAATTCAAATTGCGCGGCGAGATCAACCAGATTGACGCCACCTATTTTCGCAACCAGACCAAACCGCAAATTGATCTGGTCGCCAATTACGGCACTATCGGCTTGGCCGGCAGCGCGCGCACCGAGACGAACTTTTTCCAGGCTTCGAATGATCTGCTTTACGCCAATCTCAACAACCTCATCACCCGCGTAAATCTGTTGGACACCACCAAGCCGCCGATACCACTATTCCCGACTTCGACGGGCGGTTCGGGCATTCCCGGCTTTCTGATCGGCAGTTATGGGCAGAGCCTGGCGAATCTGTTCAAGAATGATTTCCGCACCTTCCGCGTCGGCGTGAGCATCAACCTGCCGCTGCGCAATCGCACCGCGCAGGCCAATCTGGGCCACGCGCTCGCCGAAGGCCGCCAGATCGAAGTGCAGCGGCAACGGCTGGAACAACTAATCGAAGTCGAAGTGCGCAACGCCCTGCAAGCTGTCGAGACGGCCAAGAAGCGCGTCGAAGCGGCCAAGAATTCGCGCACGAACGCCGAGCTGCAATACGCCAGCGAGCAACGCAAATTCGACGCGGGCCAGAGCACCAACTTCCTGGTGCTGGATCGCCAGAATGCGCTGTCGGCGGCGCGGGGCCGTGAATTGCGCGCCTTGACCGATTACACTAAAGCCGTGGCTGAATTGCAGCGGGCGCTTTCGACGACGCTCACCAGCAACAGCGTCGAGATTCAATCGGCGATTCCGAATCAATAGAATTTTGCCGCCGATAAACGCCGAAGACTGCGGATTGATCTTGGCTTGATTCGCCAAGATCAATCCGCAGTCTTCGGCGTTTATCGGCGGCAGCTTTGCTTTACCGTACCCGCATGGTCGGATCGCCAAACAACACAAAGCTGTTGCGCACATCGGCGTTGCCAGAGGCGAGACGCGCCGCCGTCATCGCCTCGCCCAGCGTTTTGCCTTCGCCAAACAGCGCCTGAAACAACGCCTGATTGAACAGCAAAGCCGGTTCGGGAAAGATCAGCGCCGAGGTGCCCACCGTCGCAAACGCGCCGCCACTGCTTTCCACCAACACAGCTTCGCTCAGGCCGGTCTGGCTGGGGTCAATGAAATATCCATTCAGGCAAGTCGTCATCACGAACAGGGCTTTGGCCGTGTTGGTCAGCGCGGGCGCATCTTGCGAACGCAACAGGCCATCGCCCGTCCAGAATTGGGTCGAACCGTGACCGAGCCAATTGACCACCAACGGCGCTGCCTGATTGACGCTGTTGACGATCATGCCGCGCACCTGATCGGCCGTGCCGTCATCGCGGCTGATGAATTGTTTGACCATCAACGGCGGCAATAACGCGGCCAGGCGTTCGTTCTCGGCCCGAAAATCCAGCCCCGGTTGCGCCCGGTCGGAAACCAGCAACGCGCCGCGCGGCGTCAGCGCGGGTTTGAAACTGACGAGCTTCGTGACCAGCGCCTCGGCTTGCATCGCCGTCCGCACGGGCAAGCGGCCCAGCGCCAATTCCGGCAAGGCGTCGCCATCGGCATCCGCGAACCAGTTGTCGAGCGCCGTTTCAAAGAAAAAGGTCGCGCCCAATTTGGTCGGCACAAAATCAAAATCGCCCAGCCCCAGATAATTGCGCGGGTCTTGTGTGGCATCGCCGATAAACAGCGCGTACTTTGGCTGGCGCGACCAATTGGCGCGGGCGTAACTCAACAGGTCTTTGACGGCGGCGGGCGTGCGCGTGCCGCAGGCGAATTCGTCGTAGGCGTCTTCCACATCCACGACCGCAACATTAATTCCGCTCAAGCGGCGCGCCGTGGCCAGGCGGTCGGCGGCAGCGCGAAAATCACGATGCGTCACGATCACCAACTCAGCGCCGTTCTGGGGCGCGCGCCAATTCGACGGCTGATTCAACGTCAGGCCCGCGACCCGTGCCAATTGATTGTCGGCCAGCGCCAGATAACTGCCCCCCGCCTCGCTCTGCAACGCGAAGCCGAAGCCCGCGCCCGACGCTTGCACGCGCACCAACAATTCGCGCGCCCCCAGCGCAGCGCCGGTGATTTCCAGCACGCGGATGTTCGGCGTGCTGAAACCATTGATGAAGGCCGTCTGGCCCGCATTCAAGCTGAAATTCAAAGCATCGGCGTCGGCAACGTAGCGGCGCGGATAGCGCAGCCGCACGCTTTCAACCAGGCTGATGTCAGCGCTGCCGACGGTTGAGAGCAACCGGATTTCGTTGTCCCCTTCAAGCAGCCAGCGCACCGGCAAGCTCAACGCGGCGACCTGGCGCGTCGGCCCCGTGAAATTGACGGCATCGGTGGCTTGCCCGTTGATCTCGACCAGCACCGTGTGCGCCTGCCCGGTCACGCCCTGCAACGTCAGTTCGAGTTGGGCTGGCCCGGCGGCGGCGCGGTTGAGCGCTTTCACATTCAGCGCCTGCACAATGGCGTTGTTACTGACGACCGGGCCAAACCAGTTTTCGGCGTCGCCGTTGAACAAGCCTGAAAAATAGATGCTGCGGTCTTTGCGCTCGATGGTTGAAAGGTAGCTGGTGGCGTTGACCGTGCTCGCCGTTTTTGCTGGCTGCTCCTCAATGCGCAACGCCGACTTGGTCGAAAGCGTGCTCGCCACCAGCCAATACACGCGCGTATCGGTCGAAGGCAAATCATTGCCGCGCCCATAAAACTCCACCGTCTCGACGCGATTGCCTTTGCCCGTGGTTTTGATCGGCGCTTCGCTGCCGTCGGCGAACATGCGCAACCACGCGGGGTTCACATTCGGATTGAAACCAATGGCGGTCAACTCCGCCGCCGTCACGCGATACCAACCGGGCTTCCGCACGGCCAGCTTGGCGGCTTTTTCGTTGGGCACTCCTGTCCAAATGGAGGCCGCCGTGCCGTTCTGCGCTTGCAACCACTGCCCGGTCTCGACCGCGCGCCAACCGCTGGGTTCACCATTCAACGCCAGCCCCCACGAACTTTCCGCGGTGTCCGCGCCGGCCCACTCACGCTGGGCGTCGGGTTGCGCCTCGACATTGATTTCGCTCAGCAAACGCGCGTTCACCGCAGCTTTCCCACGGGCCACATTGTCTGCAGCGGCGGGCTGCTGGCCGGTGGCATAAACCGGGCCATGCCAGCGCGTCGCGCCGCTCAGTTCCACGACTTCGAGCCAATAGCTATCGCCCGCCACGCCCTGCGCATCGTTCCAGGCATAGGATTGCCCCGCCATCAGCACGCCGTGTTCGCCCGCCAGCAAGGCCGAACCAGCAATCAAAGTGGGATTGACCCGCACGCGCTCACCGGCTTCCGTCCGGTAAAGATTGAAGCCCAGATTGTCGGCTTCGTAACCCGTGCGCCAGCGCAAACTCACTCCTGCGCCGCCGCGCCTGTTGGGGCGGACAGCGGCGCGGCTTTCACTGGTGACGGCATTGGTAACGGCATTGGTAACGGCGTCAAATTCCATCAGCCGGACTTCGCGGCGGGCCGGTTCCTCTAACTGGTTAGGATTCGGGCGCGCCTGCCGCGCGGGGATTTGCGCCGCCGTGCGCCACCCGCGCCCGTCCGCGCCAACCAGCCATACGGCGCAGAGCAAGAGCAGGAAAGTTGTGAGGGAATAGTGCCAGGCAGCGCGCTGCCTGGCCTTCGGTGATAGGGCAACCTTGGGATGCAACATTTGGGTACTCCTCTGAAAACTGGCGGGGCGCAACGCGTTGACACACGCCAAGCTGAACCTTGCGCAGCCGCGACAGAACGCCGCGACGCATAAGATGCAACGCCAACGCAACACGCCAGTTTAGGGAAAACCAGTGCCGGTTCTGGATTCAGTTGTTCTGTTTCGCTGAATGCATCAAGGAAGGCTCAGAGGATTTATCCGGCGGTAGCGATAACCGTTCACCAATTCCCACCCTAGCTCACCATGGCTCACCGGAAACAATCAGGGCACCATCATTGCACTTCCGCTCGTTTGCGAGGAATCTCGCCCGCAAGGGCTTATACCACATCTGCGACTTTTGAACATGAGGGTTGAGGACTAAGACGCAATTTATTTCCAGGCAGGATGGAATCCAACGCCCACCGCATCAGTGCCAGGAGAGGGATGAGGGATGAAGGATGAACCAAGATTGTCAGGACTTACGCAGAAACTTGCCACAGAGGCACAGAGACACGGAGCAAGACCCAGAACTCTCCTGACAAGCGAGAAAAGCTCTGTGTCTCTGTGCCTCTGTGGCAATCTTGCTTGGTTTTTGCGTAAGTCCTGATTGTTATTCATCCTTCATCCCTCATCCTTCATCCTTGAGTTATTGCTGCTGCTGTTGCTGGGCATAGTCGTCATCCATTTGTGCCGGAGCGCTCCAGGTGGCGACGGGCATCAATTTTGTTTCGAGCAAAGGGGCTTCGGCCAGGGCGACTTGGACGCCGACGCTGAGTTCACTGCTGGCATTGCCTTTGAACACCCCGCGCGTGGGCGGCACATCGCTGTAATCGCGGCCCACGGCGGTGCGAATGTGGCGGTCACCGACCAGCAGATTGTTGGTTGGATCAAAACCGATCCAGCCCAACTCCGGCAACCAGGCTTCGACCCAGGCGTGAGTAGCGTTGGCTTCGGAGCGGTCTTGGTAGTCGCCGTGATACAGATAGCCGCTGACGTAACGCGCCGGGATGCCGCGCCAGCGCAAGAGCGACAACATAATGTGCGCAAAATCCTGGCACACGCCGCGCCGCTCATCCAGCGCGAGATCAATCGGCGAATCCACGCTGGTGGCGTTGGGAACATAATCAAAGTGCTCATAAATCGCCGTGTTGATGCGCCGCAACAGACTCAACGGGTCTGCGTCCTGATCGAGTTGCCAGTCATGCGCCAGTTCCAACAACAGCGGCGTTTCCGCGACGAATGGGCTGGGCGCCAGATAGTCCCAGAGTTCATCGCGCTTCCTCGCCTGTTGCAAGGCCTCCCATACATCTTGTCCGACGGCGTCCGGCAATGCGGCAGCGGGCGTCATTTCGACGGTGGTTTCCGCCGTGATCTTCAGTTCTTTATGTTTGCCCGGAATGTCGAAGTGGTGCACGACATTGCCCAGGAAATCGCCGTAGGCTTGCAAGCGCGCGCGCGGTTGCGTGTTCAGGTCGAATTTCAAACAGCGTTGCCCAACCTCACTGCGCGGTTGCATGCGCACTTCGGTGATGCTTTCGGTAATGGGTGAACTGTATACAAACCGCGTGACGTGGCGAATGGAATAAAACATAGTCAGTGGTCAGTGGTCAGTGGTCAGTGGTCTTGGTTTCAACTGACCACTGACCACTGACCACTATGAAGCGAGGGCGACCTCTACCGGATAAGAAATGTATTGTTGCGCCACGGCAGTATGAATCTGCATACATTGGCGCTGAATGTTGTCGAGATAGGCGTGCAGGTTATCGGCGATGATCTCGTCCATCTGGGCGAACCCCAGCGTCGCGCGCAACTTGCCGGCCAGGCGTTCGGCACGGCCCGCCCGGCCTTTGCCGGCAATCTTGGCGATGGCTTGCAAAGCGGCTTCGACGCGTTCGGCGGCAAAGCGCACGGAGCGCGGGGATTCGGCATTGAGCAACATAAATTCGGCAATGCGCTCTGACTTCAAATCCGCCGTGTAGGCCTGGCAATACGCCTCAAACGCCGTACACGATTTCAACAAGGACACCCAGGAAATGTAATCAGTGCGGCTCTGTTCCGGCTGCTCCGGCGCATCCAGCAAGGCGCGCAAATGCACATCCAACAGCGTCGCCGTCGCGCCCGCGCGTTCGATAAAACGTCCCAGTTGGATAAAGTGCCAGCCCTCACCGTGATTCATCGTCGCATCGGTGATGCCTTGGAACAGATGCGAGCCGTCTTTGATCGGACGGTAAAACTCGTGCGGCTGGGCGTAGATTGCATCCATCTTGGCTTCGCGCGCGCGCAGATAAAGCCGGTTCAGCCGCTCCCACATCTCTTCGCTGATTTGTTCGCGCACCTGCCGGGCGTTCTCACGCGCCGCCGTGATGCAGGCGACCAGCGAATCCTGCTGGCGCAGATTGAAGGTCAAGTGCTCGGTGATGCAATACACATCGCAGGGCGACGTTTCCGGCATCGCTACCCGCAAGCTATTGAGCATCCAT includes these proteins:
- a CDS encoding ornithine cyclodeaminase family protein; this encodes MPLYLTEQDVTQLLTMGETLAAVEAVFKAYAVGQASNQPRRRVRGGGGTLNVMSGAVANIGGYDGLLGMKAYTVTPKGYRFFVNLFEATSGQLLAFIEADKLGQMRTGAASGVATKYLAKPEAQTVGLYGTGWQAQSQLAAVCGVRNIKSVKVYGRKPEKQAQFCAQMKAELQLDDIAPVTQPEAAAEADIICTITTAREPVLHGAWLQPGAHVNAAGANSVLRREFDDETVKRAAFICADSVEQAHLEAGELIVPIEKGMLNWEAVHELRYVVNGNLKGRQNNDDITVFKSLGLALEDVAAAAVVYRNAIAQKIGKEL
- a CDS encoding TolC family protein → MKNQLAVGSWQLAVGNFARLAERIFCLLAVGFALTGMAAAQDANVKSQISNLKSEQRVGVDSAKRQNLTMREAITLALENNRDIEIEKINVQMNEFEVRAAYGAYDPTVSTGLFYNRQTTPVASILAGGENGRLTTDSLSGTAGLTQRFMEQGSVLQGTFDNHRDTTQNLFQSLNPTYNTSLNFNFTQPLWKNRTIDAPRRQIKIAKKRLDLSDSQFRQRAIEIIASVQRAYWELVFARRDREIKRESVELADTQLKHNERLVEAGTLAPADIISARVELERRNDEAEAALDAIQRAENALKTLMLQPSSGGQWQAELIPVEAPQVDSSNSLPLEDAVRLARVNRPEMQQFKLRGEINQIDATYFRNQTKPQIDLVANYGTIGLAGSARTETNFFQASNDLLYANLNNLITRVNLLDTTKPPIPLFPTSTGGSGIPGFLIGSYGQSLANLFKNDFRTFRVGVSINLPLRNRTAQANLGHALAEGRQIEVQRQRLEQLIEVEVRNALQAVETAKKRVEAAKNSRTNAELQYASEQRKFDAGQSTNFLVLDRQNALSAARGRELRALTDYTKAVAELQRALSTTLTSNSVEIQSAIPNQ
- a CDS encoding transglutaminase family protein, translated to MFYSIRHVTRFVYSSPITESITEVRMQPRSEVGQRCLKFDLNTQPRARLQAYGDFLGNVVHHFDIPGKHKELKITAETTVEMTPAAALPDAVGQDVWEALQQARKRDELWDYLAPSPFVAETPLLLELAHDWQLDQDADPLSLLRRINTAIYEHFDYVPNATSVDSPIDLALDERRGVCQDFAHIMLSLLRWRGIPARYVSGYLYHGDYQDRSEANATHAWVEAWLPELGWIGFDPTNNLLVGDRHIRTAVGRDYSDVPPTRGVFKGNASSELSVGVQVALAEAPLLETKLMPVATWSAPAQMDDDYAQQQQQQ
- a CDS encoding alpha-E domain-containing protein; the protein is MLSRVADNLYWMSRYLERAEHTARLLDLNLSLLDQSQDEANERWQWMLNSLRVAMPETSPCDVYCITEHLTFNLRQQDSLVACITAARENARQVREQISEEMWERLNRLYLRAREAKMDAIYAQPHEFYRPIKDGSHLFQGITDATMNHGEGWHFIQLGRFIERAGATATLLDVHLRALLDAPEQPEQSRTDYISWVSLLKSCTAFEAYCQAYTADLKSERIAEFMLLNAESPRSVRFAAERVEAALQAIAKIAGKGRAGRAERLAGKLRATLGFAQMDEIIADNLHAYLDNIQRQCMQIHTAVAQQYISYPVEVALAS